TCACGCCGAGGCCGCCGCTCACGGTGACACTGCCGCCGTGCGGCTGGAGCTCGCCGGAGATCAGCCGGAGCAGGGTGGTCTTGCCCGCGCCGTTCGCCCCGACGAGGGCGACGACCGCGCCCTCGCCGACCCGGAAGGAGACATCACCGAGCAGCGCCCGCCCGTCCGGCAAGTAGTACTCGAGGTGTGCGGCTTCCAGATGTCCCATGAGCGGGATTCTCCGTGGCCGGAGGGTGCCCGGGCAAACCGTTTCCCGACGCGGGCGGCCTGAACGGCGAAGGCGGGGGTACGTGTGCGCCATGTGCGCTGACAACCCCGACGTCTCCGGTCTCGACCTGTCCCGCCCCGCTGCCGGGCACCGCCCGGTCAAGGCCCGTCTGGTCTCCTTCGACAGCCGGCTCTTCGAGGCGGTCGCCACGCGGCACTGGCCCGGCGCCGACCGGGTCCTTCCCGGGCTCAGTCAGAGCGCCAACCACGGCGTGCTGTGGTTCGCGACGGCCGCGGCGATCACCGCGACCCGCACCCCGCGGGCCCGGCGCGCCGCGGTGCGCGGCGTGGCCTCGCTGGCGCTGGCCTCCGCGACGATCAACACGCTGGGCAAGCGTTCGGTGCGCCGCGCCCGGCCGCTGCTCGACTCGGTGCCGTTGATACGCCAGCTGAAGCGGCAGCCCGTCACCACGTCCTTCCCCTCGGGCCACGCGGCGTCCGCCGCCGCGTTCGCCACCGGGGTGGCGCTGGAGTCGCGGGCCTGGGGCGCGGCGGTCGCACCGCTCGCGGCGGCCGTGGCGGTCTCCCGCGTCTACACCGGGGCGCACTTCCCGAGCGACGTCCTGGTGGGCGGTGCGCTGGGCGCGGGCGCGGCGTTCGCGGTGCGCGGTCTGGTGCCGACGCGCTCGCAGCTGGCGCCGCCGGGACGGCCCCGGGTGACGGCGCCCGCCCTGCCGGGCGGCGCCGGTCTGGTCCTGGTGACCAACACGGGGGCGGGCACCCCGCAGCGCGTGAAGGCGCTGCGCGACGCGCTGCCGGAGGCGGAGGTCGTCGTCGCCGAGCCCGCCGACGTGGGCGCCGAGCTGGAGAAGGCGGCGGCCCGTGCGACGGTCCTCGGGGTGTGCGGCGGCGACGGCACGGTCAACGCCGCGGCCCGCGTCGCGCTCCACCACGGTATGCCGCTCGCGGTGCTGCCCGGCGGCACCCTCAACCACTTCGCGTACGACCTCGGGGTCGAGGACGCCCGCGATCTGGCGGGTGCGGTGGAGGCGGGTGACGCGGTCGCCGTCGACGTCGGCCGGTTCACCGCGGAGGGCGCGAAGTCCGGGGAGCCCAAGGAGGGGTACTTCCTCAACACGTTCAGCCTGGGCGTGTACCCGGAGCTGGTGCGGCAGCGCGAGCACTGGTCGCCCCGCATCGGCGGCAAGCCGGCGTCGGTGCTCGCGGCGCTCAAGATCCTGCGCTCCGACGAGCACCCGCTGACCGCTCAGTTCCGCGGCAAGGACCGGGCGCTGTGGCTGCTGTTCGCCGGCAACTGCACGTACCACCGGCCGGGCCTCACGCCGGGCCGCAGGCTCGACCTGGCGGACGGTCTGCTCGACGTGCGCATCGTGCACGGCGGGCGCAGGCCGGGCGCGCGGCTCCTGACCGCCGCGCTGACGGGCCCAGAGGTGCGCTCCCCCGCGCAGGCGGCCGCACGGCTGCCGAGGCTGCGGGTGGACGGGCTCAGCGAGGGCACGGCCGTCGCGTTCGACGGTGAAGTGACGCACGTGCAGGGCTCGTTGCTCATCGACAAGCTCCCGGAGGCGCTGACCGTCTACCGCCCGCTGAGCAACCTCCGCTGACCACATACTGATACACGGGTCTCACCATTCGGCATGGCGGCGTACGGTCTCCGTACTCGCAGTCTTCGTACTCGCACACGAAGGAGCTCCGCCATGCCGCAGGAGACCGCTGTCTACACGCACGGGCACCACGAGTCCGTGCTGCGCTCGCACACCTGGCGCACCGCCGCCAACTCGGCCGCCTATCTGGTCGGTTCGCTGAAGCCCCACATGACCGTCCTCGACATCGGCTGCGGGCCCGGCACCATCACCGCGGATCTGGCCGCGCTGGTCCCTGACGGGCGGGTGACCGGCGTGGACCGCGCCCCCGGCATCCTGGAACGGGCCCGTGCCACCGCGGCCGAACGCGGCCTGGACAACGTCGAGTTCGCGGTCGCCGACGTGCACGAACTCGACTACCCCGACGACTC
The window above is part of the Streptomyces venezuelae genome. Proteins encoded here:
- a CDS encoding bifunctional phosphatase PAP2/diacylglycerol kinase family protein, producing MCADNPDVSGLDLSRPAAGHRPVKARLVSFDSRLFEAVATRHWPGADRVLPGLSQSANHGVLWFATAAAITATRTPRARRAAVRGVASLALASATINTLGKRSVRRARPLLDSVPLIRQLKRQPVTTSFPSGHAASAAAFATGVALESRAWGAAVAPLAAAVAVSRVYTGAHFPSDVLVGGALGAGAAFAVRGLVPTRSQLAPPGRPRVTAPALPGGAGLVLVTNTGAGTPQRVKALRDALPEAEVVVAEPADVGAELEKAAARATVLGVCGGDGTVNAAARVALHHGMPLAVLPGGTLNHFAYDLGVEDARDLAGAVEAGDAVAVDVGRFTAEGAKSGEPKEGYFLNTFSLGVYPELVRQREHWSPRIGGKPASVLAALKILRSDEHPLTAQFRGKDRALWLLFAGNCTYHRPGLTPGRRLDLADGLLDVRIVHGGRRPGARLLTAALTGPEVRSPAQAAARLPRLRVDGLSEGTAVAFDGEVTHVQGSLLIDKLPEALTVYRPLSNLR